The proteins below are encoded in one region of Halalkalicoccus jeotgali B3:
- a CDS encoding thioredoxin domain-containing protein — translation MNTDRNRLDEEASPYLRQHADNPVNWQPWDDAALAEAEERDVPIFLSVGYSACHWCHVMEEESFEDEDIAKQLNENFVPIKVDREERPDLDSIYQTICQLVTRRGGWPLSVWLTPDGRPFYVGTYFPRESRRGTPGFGDLLGNLAESWEGDREEIENRADQWTRAITDQLEEVPEAGERPEGVLIEAADAALRGADREHGGFGQNGPKFPQTARLEVLLRAYDRTGRGPYDEVVRETLDAMGSRGMYDQLGGGFHRYATDREWVVPHFEKMLYDNAELPRSYLAGYRVTGQERYARIVRETLAFVERELGHPDGGFYSTLDAQSEDPETGEREEGAFYVWTPAAVEEVLDEERAALFCERYGVDKRGNFEGKTVLTLARSVGSLAEEYGLDEDEVEDRLVEAERRLFEAREERPRPRRDEKVLAGWNGLMISSFAEAGLTLDGSYAKRAAEALEFVREQLWDTEGKRLSRRFKDREVKIDGYLEDYAFLARGAFDTYQATGDVEHLKFALDLARAIEREFWDEERETLYFTPEAGEELVARPQELNDQSTPSSLGVACDVLLSLSQFADADFEGIVERVLARHGDRIRGNPLEHATLALVADRFENGSLEVTVAADVLPTEWRERLGEAYLPGRVLARRPPTEEGLEGWLDELGLEEAPPIWADREAREGEATAYVCRSFTCSPPVTDIEEALEWADELDPATPTAESS, via the coding sequence ATGAACACAGACCGGAACCGGCTCGACGAGGAGGCGAGCCCGTATCTCCGACAGCACGCCGACAACCCGGTGAACTGGCAGCCCTGGGACGACGCGGCCCTCGCGGAGGCCGAGGAGCGCGACGTGCCGATCTTCCTCTCGGTGGGGTACTCGGCGTGTCACTGGTGTCACGTCATGGAAGAGGAGAGCTTCGAGGACGAAGACATAGCGAAGCAGCTCAACGAGAACTTCGTCCCGATCAAAGTCGATCGGGAAGAACGGCCGGATCTCGACAGCATCTACCAGACGATCTGCCAGCTGGTCACCCGCAGGGGAGGGTGGCCTCTCTCCGTATGGCTCACCCCCGACGGCCGGCCCTTCTACGTCGGGACGTACTTCCCACGGGAATCGCGCCGTGGGACGCCGGGCTTTGGCGACCTCCTCGGAAACCTCGCCGAGAGCTGGGAGGGGGACCGCGAGGAAATCGAGAACCGCGCCGATCAATGGACCCGGGCGATCACGGACCAACTGGAGGAGGTTCCTGAGGCGGGCGAGCGCCCCGAAGGGGTCCTGATCGAGGCCGCGGACGCCGCCCTCCGGGGTGCGGATCGCGAACACGGTGGGTTCGGCCAAAACGGCCCGAAGTTCCCCCAGACCGCCCGATTGGAAGTACTCCTCCGAGCGTACGACCGCACGGGGCGCGGGCCGTACGACGAGGTCGTTCGCGAGACACTCGACGCGATGGGTAGTAGAGGAATGTACGACCAGCTCGGCGGCGGCTTTCACCGGTATGCGACCGACCGCGAGTGGGTCGTCCCGCACTTCGAGAAGATGCTCTACGACAACGCCGAGCTTCCCCGGAGCTACCTCGCGGGCTACCGGGTCACCGGCCAGGAGCGGTACGCACGGATCGTCCGCGAGACGCTCGCGTTCGTCGAGCGCGAACTCGGGCATCCTGACGGCGGGTTTTACAGCACGCTCGACGCCCAGAGCGAGGACCCCGAAACGGGCGAGCGCGAGGAGGGTGCGTTCTACGTCTGGACGCCCGCGGCGGTCGAGGAAGTCCTCGACGAGGAGCGCGCGGCGCTGTTCTGCGAGCGGTACGGCGTCGACAAGCGGGGGAACTTCGAGGGGAAAACGGTGCTGACGCTCGCCCGGAGCGTGGGGTCGCTGGCCGAGGAGTACGGGCTCGATGAGGACGAGGTCGAAGACCGGCTGGTCGAGGCCGAGCGGAGGCTGTTCGAGGCCCGCGAGGAACGCCCGCGACCGCGCCGCGACGAGAAGGTGCTCGCGGGCTGGAACGGCCTGATGATCTCGTCGTTCGCGGAGGCCGGGCTAACACTGGACGGCTCATACGCGAAGCGAGCCGCCGAGGCGCTCGAATTCGTTCGCGAACAGCTCTGGGACACGGAGGGAAAGCGGCTCTCGCGGCGTTTCAAGGACCGAGAGGTGAAGATCGACGGCTATCTCGAGGACTACGCATTCCTCGCACGCGGCGCGTTCGATACGTACCAGGCCACCGGCGACGTCGAACACCTGAAGTTCGCCCTCGATCTGGCGCGGGCGATCGAGCGGGAGTTCTGGGACGAGGAGCGCGAAACGCTGTACTTCACGCCCGAGGCGGGCGAGGAGCTCGTCGCCCGGCCCCAGGAGTTGAACGACCAGTCGACGCCGTCGAGTCTGGGCGTCGCCTGTGACGTGTTGCTGTCGCTGTCGCAGTTCGCCGACGCCGATTTCGAGGGGATCGTCGAGCGGGTGCTCGCCAGACACGGCGACCGGATCCGAGGGAACCCGCTCGAACACGCGACGCTCGCGCTGGTCGCCGACCGCTTCGAGAACGGCTCGCTCGAGGTGACGGTCGCCGCTGATGTGCTTCCGACGGAGTGGCGCGAACGGCTGGGCGAAGCGTACCTCCCGGGGCGGGTCCTCGCGCGACGGCCGCCGACCGAGGAGGGCTTGGAAGGGTGGCTCGACGAACTCGGGCTGGAAGAAGCGCCACCGATCTGGGCGGATCGCGAGGCCCGCGAGGGCGAGGCGACCGCCTACGTCTGTCGCTCGTTTACCTGCTCGCCGCCGGTCACGGATATCGAGGAGGCCCTGGAGTGGGCCGACGAGCTCGATCCGGCGACCCCAACAGCGGAGTCGAGTTAG
- a CDS encoding thioredoxin family protein: MSLETMRPNPAWDPNAHERELAPFERHADDLTVRVWGGDWCGDCRAVLPDLGAAIDAAGIPDEQIHEYPVEKLDDGSKEGELVEAYGIELIPTVIVEREGEEVARFVESEPIPAISYLAEQLRELEASA, translated from the coding sequence ATGAGCCTCGAAACGATGCGCCCGAACCCCGCGTGGGATCCCAATGCGCACGAACGCGAACTCGCCCCCTTCGAACGACACGCCGACGATCTCACCGTCCGCGTCTGGGGCGGGGACTGGTGTGGCGACTGCCGGGCCGTCCTGCCCGATCTGGGTGCCGCCATCGATGCCGCCGGTATTCCCGACGAGCAGATCCACGAGTACCCCGTCGAGAAGCTCGACGACGGCTCGAAGGAGGGCGAACTGGTCGAAGCGTACGGGATCGAACTCATCCCGACGGTGATCGTCGAGCGCGAGGGCGAGGAGGTCGCCCGGTTCGTCGAGAGCGAGCCGATCCCCGCCATCTCGTATCTCGCAGAACAGCTCCGCGAGCTCGAAGCCTCGGCCTAA
- a CDS encoding MFS transporter, with amino-acid sequence MRDLWSDGRGWILLGVAGGWFLSLGVRLVFPALLPYIREAFSLGLTTAGLLITVLWVAYALGQFPGGIIGDRLGEGNALVVSTLVSGTTIAVVAVANTALVLFLATALFGFSTALFGPARFTILSTIYDERDGTAIGLTLAVGEAGNAILPVVAGVLAAVASWRLGFGVTVPLFFLMAIVLYRVVPGKLSEGSAVDSLSVGTLKYVASGIAERSILIVTGVHVFLFFVYQGFTGFYPTYLVEMKGLSPGLAAGLFGLFFASGVAVQPIAGASGDRFGTRPTLYVVIAITTLALGTLPFVEGFVGLVVVTVVASALLGVTPLTQTFLVNALPEDMKGSGLGLLRTGHIALGATGPLVVGAVADLNYFDGAFLGLAVLSAAGIVLTALVPDD; translated from the coding sequence GTGCGTGATCTCTGGAGCGACGGCCGGGGATGGATCCTGCTCGGCGTCGCCGGCGGCTGGTTCCTCTCGCTCGGCGTCCGCCTCGTCTTTCCCGCGCTCCTCCCGTATATACGGGAGGCCTTCTCGCTCGGGCTGACCACCGCGGGCCTGCTGATCACCGTCCTGTGGGTCGCCTACGCGCTCGGACAGTTCCCCGGCGGGATCATCGGGGATCGCCTCGGTGAGGGCAACGCGCTGGTGGTCAGCACCCTCGTCTCGGGGACGACCATCGCGGTCGTCGCGGTCGCGAACACGGCCCTCGTCCTCTTTCTCGCGACCGCGCTCTTTGGCTTCTCGACGGCGCTGTTTGGCCCCGCCCGCTTTACGATCCTCTCTACGATCTACGACGAGCGCGACGGCACCGCCATCGGCCTGACGCTCGCGGTCGGGGAGGCGGGCAACGCCATCCTACCCGTCGTCGCCGGCGTGCTCGCCGCGGTCGCCTCGTGGCGACTCGGCTTCGGCGTGACAGTGCCGCTCTTTTTCCTGATGGCGATCGTCCTCTATCGGGTCGTTCCGGGGAAACTCTCGGAGGGCAGCGCGGTCGATAGCCTCTCGGTCGGGACGTTGAAGTACGTCGCAAGCGGGATCGCGGAACGCTCGATCCTGATCGTCACCGGCGTCCACGTCTTCCTCTTTTTCGTCTATCAGGGTTTTACGGGCTTTTATCCCACGTACCTCGTCGAGATGAAGGGCCTCTCGCCGGGCCTCGCCGCCGGGCTGTTCGGCCTGTTTTTCGCGAGCGGCGTCGCGGTCCAGCCAATTGCAGGCGCGAGCGGCGACCGTTTCGGCACCCGCCCGACGCTGTACGTCGTCATCGCCATCACGACGCTCGCACTCGGCACCCTCCCCTTCGTCGAGGGCTTTGTAGGCCTCGTCGTCGTCACGGTCGTTGCGAGCGCTCTCTTGGGAGTAACGCCGCTGACCCAGACGTTCCTCGTCAACGCGCTGCCAGAGGACATGAAAGGCAGCGGGCTCGGCCTGCTCAGGACCGGTCACATCGCACTCGGGGCGACGGGGCCGCTCGTCGTCGGTGCGGTCGCGGATCTGAACTACTTCGACGGCGCCTTTCTCGGGCTCGCGGTCCTCTCGGCGGCGGGGATCGTGTTGACGGCGCTCGTCCCCGACGACTGA
- a CDS encoding PLP-dependent cysteine synthase family protein codes for MHGSILDAIGTPLVQVDSPEGATVAAKLESFNPGGSAKDRPAIAMIEAAEREGVLEPGDSIVEPTSGNTGIGIAVASAAKGYDLTIVLPDTMSEERRRLLRAYGADIELVPGEMTDARERADEIVEETGAVQLGQFVNPANAEAHYRTTAPEIIEAVGDREVDALVAGVGTGGTITGTGRRLKEAYPEMEVIAVEPVENAVLSTGEPGKDEFQGMGPGFVSELLDVELLDSIETVALADAERECRRLARREGILVGQSSGAASIAARRVAERLARPDLNCPEVPDVTAFSDGGAEAGYDDCPLVVTIFPDSGERYLSTGLFD; via the coding sequence ATGCACGGGAGCATTCTGGACGCGATCGGGACGCCGCTGGTCCAGGTCGACTCCCCGGAGGGCGCCACCGTGGCGGCGAAACTGGAGTCGTTCAATCCGGGGGGGTCGGCGAAGGACCGACCCGCGATCGCGATGATCGAGGCCGCCGAACGCGAGGGGGTCCTCGAACCCGGCGACTCGATCGTCGAGCCCACGAGCGGGAACACGGGGATCGGTATCGCGGTCGCCTCCGCCGCGAAGGGCTACGACCTGACGATCGTCCTGCCCGATACGATGTCCGAGGAGCGCCGGCGTCTCCTTCGGGCCTACGGCGCCGACATCGAACTCGTTCCCGGCGAGATGACCGACGCCCGGGAGCGCGCCGACGAGATCGTCGAAGAGACCGGCGCCGTCCAGTTGGGCCAGTTCGTGAACCCCGCGAACGCCGAGGCCCACTACCGGACGACCGCCCCCGAGATCATCGAGGCCGTCGGGGATCGAGAGGTCGACGCGCTGGTCGCGGGCGTCGGTACTGGTGGCACTATCACTGGCACGGGCCGGCGGCTCAAAGAGGCGTACCCCGAGATGGAGGTGATCGCGGTCGAACCCGTCGAGAACGCGGTACTCTCGACGGGTGAACCCGGCAAGGACGAGTTCCAGGGGATGGGACCGGGGTTCGTCAGTGAACTGCTCGACGTCGAGTTGCTCGACTCGATCGAGACGGTCGCGCTCGCGGACGCCGAACGCGAGTGTCGCCGTCTGGCCCGTCGGGAGGGGATCCTCGTCGGCCAGTCCAGCGGCGCGGCTTCCATCGCCGCGCGCCGAGTGGCCGAGCGTCTCGCGCGGCCCGACCTGAACTGCCCCGAGGTGCCCGACGTCACCGCCTTTAGCGACGGCGGGGCCGAGGCCGGCTACGACGACTGCCCGCTCGTGGTGACGATCTTCCCCGACAGCGGCGAGCGCTACCTCTCTACTGGGCTGTTCGACTAG
- a CDS encoding DUF5804 family protein, giving the protein MTTVCIVGKEDVDLRFELLSRETARGALATYDLSEPWANSITVETVSLGGAVSLLNDLNWYLVRFAEAAFVKDPSISTEEWLSRTLAERVRDNEIRAAETDESLAIYGVSEGQLVEPMYVTRRDGSVPEYDLRDVEGTVVVRVAAEEFGA; this is encoded by the coding sequence GTGACGACCGTCTGTATCGTCGGGAAGGAGGACGTGGATCTGCGCTTCGAGCTGCTGAGCCGCGAAACCGCTCGCGGGGCACTCGCGACCTACGACCTCTCGGAGCCGTGGGCGAACTCCATCACCGTCGAGACGGTCAGTCTCGGTGGGGCGGTCTCGCTGCTGAACGATCTGAACTGGTATCTGGTCCGGTTCGCCGAGGCGGCGTTCGTCAAGGACCCCTCGATCAGCACCGAAGAGTGGCTCTCGCGGACGCTCGCCGAGCGGGTTCGCGACAACGAGATCCGCGCAGCGGAGACGGACGAGTCGCTCGCGATCTACGGCGTTTCGGAGGGCCAACTGGTCGAGCCAATGTACGTCACCAGACGGGACGGGTCGGTTCCCGAATACGACCTGCGCGACGTCGAGGGGACAGTCGTCGTGCGGGTCGCCGCCGAGGAGTTCGGCGCCTAG
- a CDS encoding tRNA sulfurtransferase codes for MIPPGADTVLVRYGDIGVKSTKVQRDMEDSLETNLRAMLDSRAVPSEIDWRWSRPRIRTAEVDAAAAVACDTFGIVSASPAVSVEPTMAAICRALSETAGALGVEGPFAVSARRAGEREAHPFTSEDIEREGGQAIWDALSDPAVDLDDPSRTFYVECRSDEAFVFVEKRTGPGGLPLGSQRPLVALLSGGIDSPVAAWELMKRGAPVIPLYFDFEAYGGVDHVARAVESARTLAGYAPNHTRDLRIAPAGAAAARFVEGIGPTRMLSLRRFMLRVGERLARETGAVGIVTGEAIGQKSSQTSANLAVTDAVAELPVHRPLLTRDKQEIIARAREIGTYEDSTVEAGCNRIAPEYPETNASLEAVEAAEPDLDALVEESFAGIDRVGL; via the coding sequence ATGATCCCGCCCGGAGCCGACACCGTCCTCGTGCGCTACGGCGACATCGGCGTCAAGAGCACGAAGGTCCAGCGGGATATGGAGGACTCCCTGGAGACGAACCTGCGGGCGATGCTCGATTCGCGGGCCGTTCCGAGCGAGATCGACTGGCGGTGGTCCCGACCGCGGATCCGGACCGCCGAGGTCGACGCCGCGGCGGCCGTCGCCTGCGATACGTTCGGGATCGTCTCCGCGAGTCCGGCGGTCTCGGTCGAACCGACGATGGCCGCCATCTGTAGAGCGCTGTCGGAGACCGCCGGTGCGCTCGGGGTCGAGGGGCCCTTCGCCGTCTCGGCCCGCCGTGCCGGCGAGCGCGAGGCCCACCCGTTTACGAGCGAGGACATCGAGCGCGAGGGCGGGCAGGCCATCTGGGACGCCCTTTCCGACCCCGCGGTGGACCTCGACGACCCCTCGCGGACGTTCTACGTCGAGTGTCGCTCCGATGAAGCGTTCGTCTTCGTCGAGAAGCGCACAGGGCCCGGCGGCCTTCCGTTGGGGAGCCAGCGTCCGCTGGTGGCGCTGCTCTCGGGCGGGATCGACTCGCCGGTCGCGGCGTGGGAACTCATGAAACGCGGCGCGCCCGTGATCCCGCTGTACTTCGACTTCGAGGCCTACGGCGGCGTGGATCACGTCGCCCGCGCCGTCGAGTCCGCCCGCACCCTCGCCGGCTACGCACCCAACCACACGCGCGACCTGCGGATCGCGCCCGCGGGCGCGGCGGCCGCCCGGTTCGTCGAGGGGATCGGCCCGACCCGGATGCTCTCGCTGCGCCGGTTCATGCTTCGGGTGGGGGAACGACTCGCCCGTGAGACGGGCGCGGTCGGGATCGTCACCGGCGAGGCGATCGGCCAGAAATCCAGCCAGACGAGCGCGAACCTCGCGGTGACCGACGCGGTCGCGGAACTACCGGTCCACCGCCCGCTGCTGACCCGGGACAAACAGGAGATCATCGCGCGCGCCCGGGAGATCGGGACCTACGAGGACTCGACCGTCGAGGCGGGCTGTAACCGGATCGCGCCCGAGTATCCCGAGACGAACGCCTCGTTGGAGGCCGTCGAGGCCGCCGAACCCGACCTCGACGCGCTCGTCGAGGAGTCGTTCGCGGGGATCGATCGGGTCGGCCTCTAG
- a CDS encoding methionine adenosyltransferase, with product MTERNIRVEPIDRRAVEDQEVEIVERKGIGHPDSICDGVAESVSRALSQAYLDRVGKVLHYNTDETQLVAGNAAPAFGGGEMIDPIYLLIVGRATKEYEGTRIPTGKIALEAAREYLDEHLPELEFGTDVIVDVKLGEGSGDLQEVFGEEGATVPMANDTSFGVGHAPLTETERIVLEAEYSLNGEYSDANPEVGPDVKIMGKREGEHIDITVAAAMIDEYVADLDEYDEAVVGVRKHVAELAGEYTDRDVSVHVNTADDYEQGSIYLTTTGTSAEQGDDGSVGRGNRANGLITPNRSMSMEATSGKNPVNHIGKIYNLLSTEIAHAVVEEVDGIRDLRVRLLSQIGRPIDEPHVADAHVVAEAGVELSDIEADVIEIVDRELADVAEITRRTIDGELSTF from the coding sequence ATGACCGAGCGGAACATCCGAGTCGAGCCGATCGACCGCCGGGCCGTCGAGGACCAGGAAGTCGAGATCGTCGAGCGAAAGGGGATCGGCCACCCCGACTCGATCTGCGACGGCGTCGCCGAAAGCGTCTCGCGTGCGCTCTCGCAGGCCTACCTCGATCGGGTCGGCAAGGTGCTACACTACAACACCGACGAGACCCAGTTGGTCGCGGGCAACGCCGCCCCCGCGTTCGGCGGCGGCGAGATGATCGACCCGATTTACCTACTGATCGTCGGCCGCGCCACGAAAGAGTACGAGGGGACGCGGATCCCGACGGGCAAGATCGCACTGGAGGCCGCCCGCGAGTACCTCGACGAGCACCTCCCCGAACTGGAGTTCGGCACCGACGTGATCGTCGACGTGAAACTCGGCGAGGGGAGTGGCGACCTCCAAGAAGTGTTCGGCGAGGAGGGCGCGACCGTCCCGATGGCTAACGACACCTCCTTCGGAGTGGGCCACGCCCCCCTGACCGAGACCGAGCGCATCGTTCTGGAGGCCGAATACAGCCTCAACGGCGAGTACAGCGACGCGAACCCCGAGGTCGGCCCCGACGTGAAGATCATGGGCAAGCGTGAGGGCGAGCACATCGACATCACCGTCGCCGCCGCGATGATCGACGAGTACGTCGCCGACCTCGACGAGTACGACGAGGCCGTCGTCGGCGTCAGGAAACACGTCGCGGAGCTGGCCGGCGAATACACCGACAGGGACGTTTCAGTCCACGTCAACACCGCCGACGACTACGAGCAGGGTTCGATCTACCTCACGACGACAGGGACGAGCGCCGAGCAGGGCGACGACGGGTCCGTGGGTCGGGGGAACCGCGCGAACGGCCTGATCACGCCGAACCGCTCGATGTCGATGGAAGCAACCAGCGGGAAGAACCCGGTCAACCACATCGGGAAGATCTACAACCTACTCTCGACGGAGATCGCCCACGCGGTCGTCGAGGAAGTGGATGGGATTCGCGACCTCCGGGTCCGCCTCCTGTCCCAGATCGGCCGGCCGATCGACGAACCGCACGTCGCCGACGCCCACGTCGTCGCCGAGGCAGGGGTCGAACTGAGCGATATCGAGGCCGACGTGATCGAGATCGTCGACCGCGAACTCGCGGACGTCGCCGAGATCACCCGCCGCACGATCGACGGCGAGCTCTCGACGTTCTAG
- the cyaB gene encoding class IV adenylate cyclase has product MYEVEMKVRADHERVRAALNDRGATARDAVTQRDTYYDAPTRSFAETDEALRIRRETRKDTERAVLTYKGPLVGENSKTREEHETGVEDGEIVGSILDSLGFVPVETVEKDREHFSLGEYVVTLDSIAGLGEFVEVETEVPEAEIDSARDGVARTVESLGLDPAAEIQTSYLELLLDDAQ; this is encoded by the coding sequence GTGTACGAAGTCGAGATGAAGGTCCGGGCCGATCACGAACGGGTGCGGGCCGCCTTGAACGATCGGGGTGCGACCGCCCGCGATGCGGTCACACAGCGGGACACGTACTACGACGCGCCGACGCGGAGTTTCGCCGAAACCGACGAAGCGCTTCGTATCCGCCGCGAGACACGGAAGGATACCGAACGAGCGGTGCTCACGTACAAGGGGCCGTTGGTCGGCGAGAACTCGAAGACACGTGAGGAACACGAGACGGGTGTCGAGGACGGCGAAATCGTGGGATCGATCCTCGATTCGTTGGGGTTCGTCCCCGTCGAGACCGTCGAGAAGGACCGCGAGCACTTCTCGCTCGGGGAGTACGTCGTCACGCTCGATTCGATCGCCGGCCTGGGCGAGTTCGTCGAGGTCGAAACCGAGGTCCCCGAGGCCGAGATCGACAGCGCACGCGATGGCGTCGCCCGGACGGTCGAGTCGCTCGGACTCGATCCCGCGGCGGAGATTCAGACCTCGTATCTCGAGCTGCTGCTCGATGATGCGCAGTAA